The following are from one region of the Arcobacter defluvii genome:
- a CDS encoding 6-hydroxymethylpterin diphosphokinase MptE-like protein, giving the protein MTQTQLELQNALTTTFLANLAFLSEYDNELYHRIDELSRMIENGTYIEKYVLEFIMENGDFDIFDILNNKYLYNRKAKKINDELVKKMEKDNKNSIFNIEELFTIKEDNNINIENRFNIENLEQSLLLTNNQMKAYQKITKDFPNGNKKRLKKVEKLIFAGTLLGRHIPKIANKLDAKLYLVFERNLEIFRLSLFCVDYSVLAKRGVIFSIMDKKEDEKKKIELFCNIYELDNYLIKVSTTNINIGQFIDQVLLELISKKSSIYDYNRKMYVYLNRTTKYISESYKILNFNEINKNFDFFEDKPILYIAAGPSLDDNLEWIRTNQNKFFIVTIGAIYKKLIENDIAINMIITLDEQLSILNDLQFDDESINKISSNTIILASTMTHERVLKKFNQKNLFLYEVFHSLIQDNIAFNGPSVGEVTLDILIKMNAKNIYLIGLDMALNQNTGLTHSENSNSGIDSFHLYSSEDRNTFGLRKNILKVKGNFLDEVFTTALFNTSINFLEKYILSTKNISTNIYNLSIHGAYFVSTIPLKITDSRLKELEKLNLNTDKLIASLNEYSIINLNDKNKDIFKLHLDFLNNKIEQKILEFENYEIRFFDDFLSLVVDFINIFYKQKDFVFFDILTNYYNIIFPYLNYCFNDERIKEETKKTKIIQKIFLEQISDLVKDYIIFLERVIK; this is encoded by the coding sequence ATGACTCAAACTCAATTGGAATTACAAAATGCACTTACTACAACTTTTTTAGCTAATTTAGCTTTTTTAAGTGAATATGATAATGAACTTTATCATAGAATTGATGAGTTGTCACGCATGATAGAAAATGGAACTTATATAGAAAAATATGTATTAGAATTTATAATGGAAAATGGAGATTTTGATATATTTGATATATTGAATAATAAGTATCTTTATAATAGAAAAGCTAAAAAGATAAATGATGAACTTGTTAAAAAAATGGAAAAAGATAATAAAAATTCAATTTTTAATATAGAAGAACTTTTTACTATAAAAGAAGATAATAACATAAATATAGAAAATAGATTTAATATAGAAAATTTAGAACAGTCTTTATTGTTAACAAATAATCAAATGAAAGCTTATCAAAAAATCACAAAAGATTTCCCCAATGGTAATAAAAAAAGATTAAAAAAAGTTGAAAAACTTATTTTTGCAGGGACTTTATTAGGAAGACATATACCTAAAATTGCTAATAAATTAGATGCTAAATTGTATTTAGTTTTTGAAAGAAACTTAGAAATATTTAGACTTTCTTTATTTTGTGTTGATTATTCTGTTTTAGCAAAAAGAGGAGTAATCTTTTCTATTATGGATAAAAAAGAAGATGAAAAGAAAAAGATAGAACTTTTTTGTAATATTTATGAATTAGATAATTATCTAATAAAAGTATCGACAACAAATATAAATATAGGACAATTCATAGATCAGGTCTTATTAGAATTAATATCAAAAAAATCATCCATATATGATTATAATAGAAAAATGTACGTATATCTTAATCGAACAACAAAATATATTAGTGAGAGTTACAAGATATTAAATTTCAATGAAATAAATAAAAACTTTGACTTTTTTGAAGATAAACCAATTTTATATATAGCAGCAGGACCATCATTAGATGATAATTTAGAATGGATTCGAACAAATCAGAATAAATTCTTTATTGTAACAATTGGAGCAATTTATAAAAAATTAATTGAAAATGATATTGCCATTAATATGATAATAACTTTAGATGAGCAATTGTCTATATTAAATGATTTACAATTTGATGATGAAAGTATAAATAAGATTTCTTCAAATACAATAATATTAGCTTCAACGATGACTCATGAAAGAGTATTAAAAAAATTTAATCAAAAGAATCTTTTTTTATATGAAGTTTTTCATTCATTAATTCAAGACAATATAGCTTTTAATGGACCAAGTGTAGGAGAGGTTACATTGGATATATTAATAAAAATGAATGCAAAAAATATTTATTTAATAGGTTTAGATATGGCATTAAATCAGAATACAGGATTAACTCATTCAGAAAATAGTAATTCTGGAATTGATAGTTTCCATTTATATTCAAGTGAAGATAGAAATACTTTTGGACTAAGAAAAAATATTTTAAAAGTTAAGGGTAATTTTTTAGATGAAGTCTTTACAACAGCACTTTTTAATACTAGCATAAATTTTTTGGAAAAATATATTTTATCTACAAAAAATATAAGTACAAATATATATAATCTTTCAATCCATGGAGCTTACTTTGTTTCAACGATTCCATTAAAAATTACTGATTCTAGATTAAAAGAATTAGAAAAACTTAATTTAAATACTGATAAATTGATTGCTTCTTTAAATGAATATTCAATAATAAATTTAAATGATAAGAATAAAGATATTTTTAAATTACATTTGGACTTTTTAAATAATAAGATTGAACAAAAAATTTTAGAATTTGAAAATTATGAAATTAGATTCTTTGATGATTTTTTATCTTTAGTTGTAGATTTTATAAATATTTTTTATAAACAAAAAGATTTTGTTTTTTTTGATATTTTAACAAATTATTATAATATTATTTTTCCATATTTAAATTATTGTTTTAACGATGAAAGAATAAAAGAAGAAACTAAAAAAACAAAAATAATACAAAAAATTTTTCTAGAACAAATAAGTGATTTAGTAAAAGATTATATAATTTTTTTAGAAAGAGTTATAAAATAG
- a CDS encoding N-acetylneuraminate synthase family protein: MIKIGSKIISNDSPTFIVAEVGANHNGDLELAKKSIDAAVECGVDAVKFQTYTTEELLSNEDDIIGYGKDEESIIREPLKNLFDRISLKRDFHKEIFNYAKSKGLICFSTPFSTQGVIFLEEIDNPIYKIASSDVNYVDMIEVIGATEKPVFLSTGKCTLSEMDMAIELLQKSGTTDLCLLHCIANYPSKMENMNLNVIKTLKQMYPECIIGFSDHSLGITASLGAVCFGAKIIEKHFTIDKNLDGPDHWFSMDPNDMKNLVTEIRNLEVAFGTQRKFLSQNEVPEKHWATRSLHVNKNLKVGDIINKEDLDMLRPGYGISPFDKDKVIGMKLEKDIQEGTVLEWTHFK, translated from the coding sequence ATGATAAAAATTGGTAGTAAAATAATCTCAAATGATAGTCCTACATTTATAGTTGCAGAAGTTGGAGCAAATCATAATGGAGATTTAGAACTTGCAAAAAAAAGTATAGATGCTGCAGTAGAGTGTGGGGTTGATGCAGTTAAATTTCAAACATATACAACAGAAGAATTATTGTCAAATGAAGATGACATTATAGGCTATGGTAAAGATGAAGAGAGTATCATAAGAGAACCTTTAAAAAATCTATTTGATAGAATATCTTTAAAAAGAGATTTTCACAAAGAGATCTTTAATTATGCAAAATCAAAAGGGCTTATTTGCTTCTCCACTCCATTTAGTACACAAGGAGTTATCTTTTTAGAAGAAATTGATAATCCAATATACAAAATAGCTTCATCAGATGTAAATTATGTAGACATGATAGAGGTTATTGGAGCTACAGAAAAACCAGTTTTTTTGTCTACAGGAAAATGTACGCTTTCAGAGATGGATATGGCTATTGAATTGTTACAAAAAAGTGGAACCACGGATTTGTGTCTATTGCACTGTATTGCAAACTATCCATCTAAGATGGAAAATATGAATTTAAATGTGATAAAAACTTTAAAACAGATGTACCCAGAGTGTATCATAGGATTTTCAGACCATTCATTAGGTATTACTGCTTCTTTAGGAGCTGTATGTTTTGGAGCAAAAATTATAGAAAAACATTTTACCATCGATAAAAATTTAGATGGTCCAGATCACTGGTTTAGTATGGATCCAAACGATATGAAAAATCTTGTTACTGAAATAAGAAATTTAGAAGTAGCATTTGGAACTCAAAGAAAATTTTTATCCCAAAATGAAGTACCAGAAAAGCATTGGGCTACAAGATCTTTACATGTCAATAAAAATTTAAAGGTAGGAGATATTATAAATAAAGAAGATTTGGATATGTTAAGACCAGGATATGGAATATCTCCTTTTGACAAAGATAAAGTTATAGGAATGAAGCTAGAAAAAGATATACAAGAAGGGACTGTATTAGAATGGACTCATTTCAAATAA
- a CDS encoding flagellin: MRINTNVSSLTAQEAAQNTTKTITSSLEKLSTGLRINKASDDASGLAIADKLRTQATSINQGISNGNSAVSLLQIADKSMAEQSNILDTIKSKLIQANTATTSDDGRESIRKDISKLLTQLDNIAGQTNYNGTYLLQSGAGSAGNAASTALEFQVGEKAADIITNEAVQSNTTGLSLTSLTALTTSGSLTLALASSEQTTIDNAITTLNGYRGNIGSTQNQVESAVRNLMTQATNVKAAESIIRDVDYAQESANFNKQNIISQAGSYAISQANAVQQNVLRLLQ, translated from the coding sequence ATGAGAATTAATACTAACGTTTCATCTTTAACAGCTCAAGAAGCTGCACAAAATACAACTAAAACTATTACAAGTTCATTAGAGAAACTTTCTACTGGTCTTAGAATTAACAAAGCTTCTGATGATGCTTCTGGTTTAGCAATCGCTGATAAGTTAAGAACTCAAGCAACTTCAATTAACCAAGGTATCTCTAATGGTAACTCTGCTGTTTCATTACTGCAAATTGCAGATAAATCAATGGCAGAGCAATCAAACATCTTAGATACAATTAAATCTAAATTAATTCAAGCTAATACAGCAACTACTTCAGATGATGGTAGAGAGTCTATTAGAAAAGATATTAGTAAACTTTTAACGCAGTTAGATAATATTGCTGGGCAAACAAACTATAATGGTACATATCTTTTACAAAGTGGTGCGGGAAGTGCAGGAAATGCTGCGTCTACAGCTTTAGAATTCCAAGTAGGGGAAAAAGCTGCAGATATAATAACAAATGAAGCTGTTCAGTCAAATACAACAGGATTAAGTCTAACTTCTCTAACTGCACTTACTACTAGTGGAAGTTTAACACTAGCATTAGCTAGTAGTGAGCAAACGACAATTGATAATGCGATTACAACACTAAATGGGTATAGAGGAAATATAGGTTCTACTCAAAACCAAGTTGAATCTGCGGTTAGAAACTTAATGACTCAAGCAACTAATGTAAAAGCTGCTGAATCTATCATTAGAGATGTTGATTATGCACAAGAGTCTGCAAACTTCAACAAACAAAACATCATTTCTCAAGCTGGTTCTTATGCAATCAGTCAAGCTAATGCTGTTCAACAAAATGTTTTAAGATTATTACAATAA
- a CDS encoding MBL fold metallo-hydrolase translates to MELIVCNNNEIGINSYILKVDNRVVVIDPNDYEEIVHTIGECSLDYILLTHEHFDHIMAVDKLRDTYKAKVIAQKFASEHIQFASKNLSKFSNIILDFMNKTISSPIKEFVVKEADITYEDFYELSWEGYDFLFTHTPGHTKGSSCILVNNCLFSGDSLFECCETDTKGVGTSRKEYEQITISFFKSLENTITVYAGHYHSFILEDKLKAREKAIQIFKSRPKYTNLFLNYNDFLNILDNSNFFVRNDSIFIMKKYSGFYKFYYFVNDYKNLNNLNDFFGLYKQPVIIEIISCREIDEGIYTKIGFKPYKIYSRYRTDKKNKNFDIVKIANIEDMEDISTLINETFDPLGDYIPSNDELIELILKKEVFIIKVDNKLAGVSIYEKRHKNYYFRLSCVHPNHRPGLIGYMLASTSPKDGNIYSAWVDDKNLEAIKLNTLLGYKIDGTKNYIFIKNKETI, encoded by the coding sequence TTGGAACTTATAGTTTGTAATAATAATGAAATAGGTATAAATAGCTATATTCTTAAAGTTGATAATAGAGTAGTAGTTATTGATCCTAATGACTATGAAGAAATTGTTCATACTATTGGTGAGTGTAGTTTAGATTATATTCTTTTAACTCATGAGCATTTTGATCATATAATGGCAGTTGATAAATTAAGAGATACGTATAAGGCTAAAGTGATTGCACAGAAATTTGCGAGTGAACATATACAGTTCGCATCAAAAAATTTATCAAAATTTTCTAATATCATATTGGATTTTATGAATAAGACTATTAGTTCTCCCATCAAAGAATTTGTAGTTAAAGAAGCAGATATTACATATGAAGATTTTTATGAGTTAAGTTGGGAAGGATATGATTTTTTATTTACCCATACACCAGGTCATACAAAAGGAAGTTCTTGTATATTAGTAAATAATTGTTTGTTTAGTGGTGATTCTCTTTTTGAATGTTGCGAGACTGATACAAAAGGAGTTGGAACTAGCAGAAAAGAATATGAACAAATAACTATATCTTTTTTTAAATCACTTGAAAATACTATAACTGTATATGCTGGACACTATCATAGTTTTATTTTGGAAGATAAATTAAAAGCAAGAGAAAAAGCTATTCAAATTTTTAAAAGTAGACCAAAATATACAAATTTATTTTTAAATTATAATGATTTTTTGAACATTCTAGATAATTCTAATTTTTTTGTCAGAAATGATAGTATTTTTATAATGAAGAAGTATTCTGGTTTTTACAAGTTTTATTACTTTGTAAATGATTATAAAAATTTAAATAATTTAAATGATTTTTTTGGTTTATATAAACAACCTGTTATTATTGAAATAATTTCATGTAGAGAAATAGATGAAGGTATTTATACAAAAATTGGATTTAAACCTTATAAAATTTATTCAAGATATAGAACAGACAAGAAAAATAAAAATTTTGATATAGTAAAAATAGCAAATATAGAAGATATGGAAGATATATCAACATTAATTAATGAAACTTTTGATCCTTTAGGTGATTATATTCCAAGTAATGATGAACTTATTGAGTTAATTTTAAAAAAAGAAGTTTTTATTATAAAAGTTGATAATAAGTTAGCAGGTGTATCAATTTATGAAAAAAGACATAAAAATTATTACTTTAGATTATCTTGTGTTCATCCTAATCATAGACCAGGATTAATAGGTTATATGTTGGCTTCAACTTCTCCAAAGGATGGAAATATCTATTCTGCTTGGGTTGATGATAAAAATTTAGAAGCCATAAAGCTAAATACTTTATTAGGTTATAAAATAGATGGAACTAAAAACTATATTTTTATTAAAAATAAGGAAACAATATGA